A genome region from Gopherus flavomarginatus isolate rGopFla2 chromosome 9, rGopFla2.mat.asm, whole genome shotgun sequence includes the following:
- the LUC7L gene encoding putative RNA-binding protein Luc7-like 1 isoform X3 has product MDLGECTKIHDLALRADYEIASKERDLFFELDAMDHLESFIAECDRRTELAKKRLAETQEEISAEVSAKAEKVHELNEDIGKLLAKAEQLGAEGNVDESQKILMEVEKVRAKKKEAEEEYRNSMPASSFQQQKLRVCEVCSAYLGLHDNDRRLADHFGGKLHLGFIQIREKLDQLRKMVAEKQEKRNQDRLRRREEREREERMGRRSGSKNRDRRRSRSRDRRRRRSRSASREKRKSRSRSRERDRHRRHRSRSRSHSRGHRRGSRDRSSKHKSSRDRSSREKSRDRERKEKSSSERRHESTNGKSRSKRSEEREAGEI; this is encoded by the exons ATGGACCTGGGAGAATGTACAAAGATCCATGACTTGGCGCTGAGAGCAGACTATGAGATTGCAAGTAAAGAGAGGGACCTGTTTTTTGAGCTGGAT GCTATGGATCACCTGGAGTCCTTTATCGCAGAGTGTGACCGGAGAACTGAGCTGGCTAAGAAACGTCTGGCCGAAACTCAAGAGGAGATCAGTGCTGAAGTGTCTGCAAAG GCAGAAAAAGTTCACGAGCTGAATGAAGACATAGGAAAACTGCTGGCTAAAGctgagcagctgggagctgaaggAAATGTGGATGAATCCCAAAAGATCCTGATGGAAGTGGAGAAGGTCCGAGCAAAGAAGAAAGAAGCAGAG GAAGAATACCGCAATTCCATGCCCGCATCCAGTTTCCAGCAGCAGAAGCTGCGCGTCTGTGAGGTCTGCTCAGCGTATCTTGGTCTCCATGACAACGACCGGCGTCTCGCTGATCACTTTGGAGGCAAATTACACTTGGGCTTCATTCAGATCCGTGAAAAATTGGACCAGCTGAGG AAAATGGTGGcagaaaaacaggagaaaagaaacCAAGATCGTCTGAGgcggagagaagagagagagagagaggagagaatggGCAGACG GTCTGGCTCCAAAAATAGAGATCGCAGAAG GTCACGATCTCGAGACAGGAGACGAAGGCGCTCACGATCCGCTTCCCGTGAGAAACGGAAGTCCCGCTCCAGGTCCCGAGAGCGAGATAGACACAGACGCCATCGGAGCCGCTCACGCAGCCACAGCAGAGGTCACCGCCGGGGTTCCAGAGACAGGAGTTCAAAACACAA ATCCTCTAGAGACCGATCTTCAAGAGAAAAGTcacgagacagagagagaaaagagaagagcTCTTCTGAAAGACGGCATGAGAGCACAAACGGCAAATCTCGTTCCAAGAGATCGGAAGAGAGAGAAGCTGGCGAGATCTGA